The Bifidobacterium sp. WK012_4_13 genome contains the following window.
TCAGGGAAAACCACCTTGCTCCGATGCATCAATGCGTTGGAAATACCGGCGAGTGGGATTGTGAGCATCGATGGGAAGAAGATTGACTATTCCCAGAAGCATTCGAGACAGGATGTGCTGCATCTTCGGAGAAAAACCGCGATGGTGTTCCAAAACTATAACCTCTTCCGGAACAAGACAGCGCTTCAGAATGTGATGGAGGGGTTGCGCGTCGTACAGAAGAAGTCACACGACGAAGCTCGGCAGGAGGCAAGGAAGGCATTGGCCGATGTCGGTCTATCGGAATTCGAGGATCGTTACCCAGTCCAGCTGTCGGGCGGGCAACAGCAACGCGTTTCCATCGCACGTGCTCTTGCCCTCAATCCTTCGGTGATACTGTTCGATGAACCCACCTCAGCCCTTGATCCGGAGCTGGTGAGCGATGTTAACGAAGTGATCACTGCAGTCGCAAAGACTGGTGTGACGATGATCATTGTCACGCACGAAATTGGCTTCGCGCGCAGAGTTGCATCGCAAGTCGTGTTCGTCGACCAAGGCAGAATATTGGAGAAGGGAACCCCGGAAGAAGTCATCGATCATCCGAAAGAACCTCGGGTTCAAGCCTTCATCGGCAAGTTGTCCTTCAAATGAGAGCGGACTCATGTTCAATTCTTCGGACAATCCGACAGGGAGCGGATCAACATGGCATATAGGCGCATCGGAATTATCGGGGCGGGAAACACTGGCCTGGCACTTGCCGCCCATCTTGTGTCCAAGGGATTTACGCCGTTAGTGATGACCAGACATGCTCGCATCGTAAACATGCTGGAAGAAGGATTGAAGGTACAAGGTGCAATTCAGGGTGTCCTACCCATCCACGCAACCACCGATATGCATAAGCTCGTCAGTTCATGCGACCTGCTCATCGTCTCGACATGGGCTAATGCACACAGCGAAATATTGAGACAGATCGCACGATACTCAGATGAGAGCTCTTGCAGAAGCATCATGGTATTGAACGGGAATTGGGGAGCATATCAGGTCACCAACTTTGCCGATCGTCTTGGAATTCATCTTGGAATCGCGGAAAGTGCTGGCATGCCCTATGTGAGCAGACGCAACCTTTCAGAGAAAGATATCAATCTGTCAATATCCGGGATCAAGGACTCGATAACAGTTTCCCAGGAAAGCACTGCCGACAGCGAGCTTGAATCACTGCTGGCTCTTCTCTTCCATGATATCCAGTATGAGGATTCTTTCTTTGCGACCTCCCTTTCTGCGCCCAATCCTGTAATTCATGCTCCATTGTGTCTGCTCAACCTTGCGCGAATCCAAGAGCGAGAGCACTTCCACATACTCGTGGACGGCTTCAGCCCGGAAGCGGAGGATATCATACAAGGTCTTGATGCCGAACGCGCAGCAATCGCCAGATGCCTGCATGTGGGTTACACGCCGATTCTGGAACAACTCAACGGATTTTGGAACGTGCATCACTCTTCGCTACAAGATTTTTTCCTCAAGCAGGCTTTGTATGCCAATCTTGAGGGACCACGCTCAATCCGTCATCGATTCATTCAGGAGGATGTGCCATTCGGGATTGTCCCTCTCGTTGACTTAGGCAGGACGGTCGGATCAAGCACTCCCATCAGCAAAGCCCTTTCGGAACTCTACCGCCCGTATCTACAACCTTATGACCGCATCGAATTCAGTGCCGATTCGCTTGCTGCCATGTCCAAACGATGAAGAGGAACCATGGGTTGTCTCCTCCATGGAAAGCTGCGTTGGACCGTTCAAACTTGCCAAGAATCAGCACTAGCAACGGATCCATGGAGCGCAATCCCCCACTTACCAGCCTATTGCACTCGGTGAATGCATTGGCGATCATTGACCTTCCTTTTCCAGACAGTCTGGGTTTCGAGCGGAAAGACGGCAAGGTCTTCACAGCAGAGCTACGGGGAATCAACGTCGCATGCCCTTGCCGACAGAACTGTGCTGGTCTGAGCCCAGTCCAAGCGCACGGTACACGTCACACACAGCCAGCCAAAGAAAGCAAGCATGGGAACAGGCAATGAGGCTTGGAAAAAGCTTAGGAAATGTCGCCGCAGAAAGGACCCGGCAAGGATAGGCAACGGTTGCAAATAAATCAGCGCCTCGCTTTCACTTGGCCGAGACCCGAACTGTCGTTGACCCGAGTCCCGCGGCACGCACAAGACTGATCAGTGAAGCTTGTCGATGTCATGCTCTCGGTTTACTCCGTCCAGCCTGTCCTGCCGATCCTCATGCGCGCGGGACATATCGTCTGAAGAGCCATTTACCAAGCGCTGGGATAATCGATGAGCTCGCGAACCGATGACGCATGCAACCTGAGCCGTCGATCACTGCATGGACAGCCTTCCATCTTCCATCCGATAGACCACATCACTGGCTTCGGTCATGCGCACATCGTGGGTCACCATCACGGTGGCCTTGTTATAGGTGCGAGTTTGCTCTGCAAGCATCCTGACCACGTCATAGGCATGGTCCGTATCCAGGCTGGCAGTCGGTTCATCCGCAAGGATCAGGCTCGGGTCGCCATACAGCGCTCGTGCGATCGCAGCGCGTTGGCGCTCTCCGCCCGAAAGATCTCTGGGATGCTTGTCGGCAAGGTTACGTATGTCCAAGGATTCCAGCACTTCGCGAATCTTCTGCCTGCGCGTTGCCCGCTTGGCAACCTTGTCAACCAAGGCGAGCTGCTGGTAGACGGTGAGATATGGGATGAGATTCGACCGCTGCAGAACGAAGCCGATTTGCGTAAACCGCATGGCGGTCAACTGACCGTTCCTGAGATTGCCGAGTTCGATACCGTTGATGCTCACCTCCCCTGACGTCGGGCGCTGCAAGCCTGCGGATATTGTCAGCAGGCTGCTTTTGCCTGAGCCGGAAGGCCCCACGATACTCACGAATTGCCCTCGGGAAACCGTCAGACTGGCATCGTCAATCGCCGTCAGAGCCGTATGCCCATGTCCGAAGGTCTTCGTGACATGTTCCATGACCAGAATCTCGTCAACCATGTTCTACTCCTCACCCATCGCAGTTATCGGGTCGACCTTCGAAACTGTTCTCACCGAGAACAGGCCTCCGACCACCGTCACCAGCACCAACGCGGCTCCAACCACAGTCCATTGCCCCACATCGGCGCTGAACGGCATCGCCGAAGGCAGCGCAAGGCTCGATAGCCAGGCCAGCGCGAAGGCCAGCACAACCGAAGCCAGTCCCAGAATGGCCGCCTGCGCCACGATGGATCGCGCTATGAAGCGGGTAGGTATCCCTTGGGCTTTCATCACGCCGAACACTGCCGTCTTCTGCAGAGTGATGACATACATGAACATGCCTACGATTGCCGCAGTGATGACGATGAGCAGCCCTATCATGCCCTTGAACGTGAGCTGCTCTGCAGAGACCCCGGGAATGTTGTCGATGAAGGTGGCCATGTCAAGCCTCTGAAGCTTCGTCTTGCCGGTGGGATTGCTCAGGGAGCGAATCGTTCCTCTTACCGCGATGGCATTGATTGGCTTGTCCGATTCGGACGCGAAGGGCTGACCACCGTATTTGAGCTCAGTCCAGGTGTCAAGCGAGGTATAGATTACCGGCACGATGCTGTATGTGGTGGCTGGAACGATGCCCGTCACCGTCAGGGTGTGAGCGAGATTGCTGACTGTGATGCGATCGCCTATGGCAAAACCATCGTCGGCAAGATTCTGCGAAATGGTGACCTGATACTTCTTGGAATAGTTGCTGCCCCGAATCACGGAAGGGGTGGTGAAGGATCCCGCAGCCGATCCGAAGACAGACACATTCTGCTTGTCGTTCGACGCATTCGCCCGACTCGCAGAGCCCTGATACAGACCGATCGCAGACTTGCTGCCCGCTGATACGCGCTGAAGATCGCCCTGCGTCATCTGCGAGGCGCCAAAGACTTCGTTCGCATCCTGCGTGAGCACCACGCTATCGGCATGCCAGTCCCGTATCGCCTTGGTATGCCCTGTCTGCAGGCCTGAGGCCAGGCCAGACAGCATAAAGACCATATAGGCGACGAGAAGTATGATTCCCCCAACCAAGGCATAGCGCCATTTGGAAAACCGAATCTCCTGCATTGCAAGGAACATTCCTAAGCCCTCTCTTTGAAAATGTGAATCATGGTTGTAAAACAAGGTTGTGAATCATGGTCGTGAATCACAGTGAATTCCTGAACCATCTGAACCATGCGAATCGAGCGAAGAGACCAGCCGGATCCGCATGCTCCCGTCATACGGCCTACCTCATTGCTACAGCACGCTTTTCAATCCATCGTCGAGCACCTTTGGCTTCGGTCCGAGCCTGTGCAGCACCACGAGGTTGTTCACCGCAAAGCAGGTGGCGACGACGCCCATGATGTAGAACCTCGTACCGCTCGAACTCAAAGACATCACGAAGCCACTCAGGGAGTAGCTCACCGGCAAAGTCGGATAGCAACCAAACAGTTTTCAGAGATGATGCGATGGCACCTTCCATTCCTTAGTTCATGCAAGAATTGAGTGATTAACTATTACTATACTAGTATAGTTCACAGCGAGCGCAAGTTTGTCTTCGCTCTATTTCTCGCTCAGGTGTCATCAAGTATCATGGAACACAGCAATGAAGGGGCGGCGATGAACGACAGCGGGCGGCACAGCGCGGCAAGTGTCACCAACCGAGACTCGACCATGCATCTTCGCAGGAACACGACTCGCGACACAATCTATGCCACCGCATTCAAGCTTTTCGCAGCCCAAGGCTATGGCAAAACGACGATGTCCAGCATTGCGCAGGCATGCAACACGACCAAGACCCTGGTCCAGTACCATGCCCCGAGGAAGGAGATGTTCATCGACGTCCTCGTGACATCACTTTTCGAACTCATCGAATCCGCCTTCGCCCATACCGAACTCTCACGAAGCATCGACTCACTGGAAAGGCTCTACATCACAGGGTTCCTGCATTTCAACCTGCTCACCCGGAATCAGCGCATGGAGCGGGTCACCAAGGACATCGTCGCCAGCCGTAGGCTTACCGAAAGCATGATCGACGCCGAAATCTCCTTGGTCACGCAGACGTCGACGCATGCCCGGCATCAGGTGCGTTCCGGAGCAATAAACGAGGCGTTCACGATGTGGTCATCGTTCGTGGACGATCACGATGTTCTTCAGCCACGAATCGAGCAGGCCGTAGTCGCCGGGCAGGGCGGGGCCTATGAACTCATGCATCACGAATATATGCATCATCGATCGC
Protein-coding sequences here:
- a CDS encoding amino acid ABC transporter ATP-binding protein, with the translated sequence MSTQRSSTNDIVITLQDIHKTFGKNEILKGISLEVHQGEVLAILGSSGSGKTTLLRCINALEIPASGIVSIDGKKIDYSQKHSRQDVLHLRRKTAMVFQNYNLFRNKTALQNVMEGLRVVQKKSHDEARQEARKALADVGLSEFEDRYPVQLSGGQQQRVSIARALALNPSVILFDEPTSALDPELVSDVNEVITAVAKTGVTMIIVTHEIGFARRVASQVVFVDQGRILEKGTPEEVIDHPKEPRVQAFIGKLSFK
- a CDS encoding NAD/NADP octopine/nopaline dehydrogenase family protein; amino-acid sequence: MAYRRIGIIGAGNTGLALAAHLVSKGFTPLVMTRHARIVNMLEEGLKVQGAIQGVLPIHATTDMHKLVSSCDLLIVSTWANAHSEILRQIARYSDESSCRSIMVLNGNWGAYQVTNFADRLGIHLGIAESAGMPYVSRRNLSEKDINLSISGIKDSITVSQESTADSELESLLALLFHDIQYEDSFFATSLSAPNPVIHAPLCLLNLARIQEREHFHILVDGFSPEAEDIIQGLDAERAAIARCLHVGYTPILEQLNGFWNVHHSSLQDFFLKQALYANLEGPRSIRHRFIQEDVPFGIVPLVDLGRTVGSSTPISKALSELYRPYLQPYDRIEFSADSLAAMSKR
- a CDS encoding ABC transporter ATP-binding protein; translated protein: MVDEILVMEHVTKTFGHGHTALTAIDDASLTVSRGQFVSIVGPSGSGKSSLLTISAGLQRPTSGEVSINGIELGNLRNGQLTAMRFTQIGFVLQRSNLIPYLTVYQQLALVDKVAKRATRRQKIREVLESLDIRNLADKHPRDLSGGERQRAAIARALYGDPSLILADEPTASLDTDHAYDVVRMLAEQTRTYNKATVMVTHDVRMTEASDVVYRMEDGRLSMQ
- a CDS encoding ABC transporter permease, with protein sequence MFLAMQEIRFSKWRYALVGGIILLVAYMVFMLSGLASGLQTGHTKAIRDWHADSVVLTQDANEVFGASQMTQGDLQRVSAGSKSAIGLYQGSASRANASNDKQNVSVFGSAAGSFTTPSVIRGSNYSKKYQVTISQNLADDGFAIGDRITVSNLAHTLTVTGIVPATTYSIVPVIYTSLDTWTELKYGGQPFASESDKPINAIAVRGTIRSLSNPTGKTKLQRLDMATFIDNIPGVSAEQLTFKGMIGLLIVITAAIVGMFMYVITLQKTAVFGVMKAQGIPTRFIARSIVAQAAILGLASVVLAFALAWLSSLALPSAMPFSADVGQWTVVGAALVLVTVVGGLFSVRTVSKVDPITAMGEE
- a CDS encoding TetR/AcrR family transcriptional regulator translates to MNDSGRHSAASVTNRDSTMHLRRNTTRDTIYATAFKLFAAQGYGKTTMSSIAQACNTTKTLVQYHAPRKEMFIDVLVTSLFELIESAFAHTELSRSIDSLERLYITGFLHFNLLTRNQRMERVTKDIVASRRLTESMIDAEISLVTQTSTHARHQVRSGAINEAFTMWSSFVDDHDVLQPRIEQAVVAGQGGAYELMHHEYMHHRSPDPGSLTDLSYGIFTGLSGESHSESMHALPTLHELRSSKALRAIIDETQRSLTSLLSD